The proteins below are encoded in one region of Mycobacterium shinjukuense:
- a CDS encoding phthiotriol/phenolphthiotriol dimycocerosates methyltransferase codes for MALRYRLQSNPFVGKLTTRYFLPLGTRQVGDDVVFFNFGYEEDPPMALRLAVADEPNRYGIQLYHVTATQVELTGKRVLEVSCGAGGGASYIMRNLGPASYTGLDLNPASIDKCRERHKLPGLDFVQGDAENLPFPAESFDAVINVEASHQYPHFSRFLAEVARVLRPGGHFLYTDSRRAPVIGEWEAALADALLRKVAVRDITNEAKRGLAANTRRTQEQIGRRAPAFLQALVRHGVRVLDWDLRRAGGFTYRVYCFAKD; via the coding sequence GTGGCCCTGAGATACCGCCTGCAGTCCAACCCGTTCGTCGGGAAGCTCACCACGAGGTATTTTTTGCCCCTCGGTACCCGCCAGGTCGGCGATGACGTGGTGTTCTTCAACTTCGGCTACGAGGAGGATCCGCCGATGGCGTTGCGGTTGGCGGTGGCCGACGAGCCCAACCGGTACGGCATCCAGCTCTACCATGTGACGGCCACCCAGGTGGAGCTCACCGGCAAACGGGTGCTGGAGGTCAGTTGTGGCGCCGGCGGCGGAGCTTCGTACATCATGCGTAACTTGGGCCCGGCCTCGTACACCGGGCTGGACTTGAACCCGGCCAGCATCGACAAGTGCCGAGAGCGACACAAGCTGCCAGGCTTGGATTTCGTCCAGGGTGACGCCGAAAACCTGCCCTTCCCAGCCGAGTCCTTCGACGCGGTGATCAATGTCGAAGCCTCGCACCAATACCCGCACTTCTCTCGATTTCTGGCTGAAGTCGCGCGCGTGCTTCGGCCGGGGGGACATTTTCTGTACACTGACTCCCGCCGGGCTCCCGTTATCGGCGAGTGGGAGGCGGCTCTGGCCGACGCGCTCCTACGAAAGGTTGCGGTACGGGACATCACCAACGAGGCCAAGCGTGGGCTGGCGGCAAACACGCGACGGACGCAGGAGCAGATCGGTCGCCGCGCGCCGGCCTTCCTGCAGGCCTTGGTACGCCATGGCGTCAGGGTGTTGGATTGGGATCTCCGCCGCGCCGGGGGATTTACCTACCGGGTGTACTGCTTCGCCAAGGATTGA
- a CDS encoding glycosyltransferase, translating to MRFVLAVHGTRGDVEPCAAVGVELLRRGHEVRMAVPPNLIGFVESAGLSGVAYGPDSGDQINAVTSFLRNLTTAQNPLNLARAAKELFVEGWAEMGKRLTALADGADLLVTGQTYHGVVANVAEYHDIPLAALHHFPMRVNGQLTIPSIPTPKSLMRTGMKLSWGLYSYASRDADRAQRRELGLPPATAPAGQRMLDRGVPEIQAYDPVLFPGLVAEWNGQRPFVGALTMDLHNEPDDELESWIADGTPPIYFGFGSTPVQSPTEILAMISDACGELGERALIYAPASTGALQATHVKLVGLVNYSTILPTCRAVVHHGGAGTTAAGLRAGMPTLILWEVADQPLWAGAVQRLKVGSAKHFTNITYKSLLKGLRRILAPECLARARAISTRMTNPAVAVARAADLLEEAATSA from the coding sequence ATGAGATTTGTGTTGGCCGTCCATGGCACCCGCGGCGACGTCGAACCCTGCGCCGCGGTTGGTGTGGAGCTGCTGCGCCGAGGGCACGAAGTGCGAATGGCGGTCCCGCCCAACCTGATCGGCTTCGTCGAGTCCGCGGGGCTTAGCGGCGTCGCCTACGGGCCAGACTCGGGGGACCAAATCAACGCGGTCACCAGTTTCCTCCGGAACCTCACCACAGCACAGAACCCGCTCAACCTGGCGCGCGCCGCCAAGGAGCTATTCGTCGAGGGTTGGGCGGAGATGGGCAAGAGGCTTACCGCGCTTGCCGACGGCGCTGACCTGTTGGTGACGGGCCAGACATACCACGGCGTGGTCGCCAATGTCGCGGAGTACCACGACATTCCGCTGGCGGCACTGCATCACTTCCCGATGCGGGTCAACGGCCAGCTGACCATTCCGTCGATACCGACGCCGAAGTCGTTGATGCGCACAGGCATGAAGTTGTCCTGGGGCTTGTATTCGTACGCCAGCAGGGATGCCGACCGTGCGCAGCGCCGTGAACTTGGCCTACCGCCGGCAACAGCCCCGGCGGGGCAACGGATGTTGGACCGTGGAGTGCCCGAAATCCAGGCCTACGACCCAGTCTTGTTCCCCGGACTCGTGGCGGAATGGAACGGTCAACGGCCCTTCGTCGGCGCGCTGACGATGGATTTGCATAACGAACCCGACGACGAACTCGAGTCGTGGATTGCCGATGGCACACCGCCGATCTACTTCGGCTTTGGCAGCACACCGGTCCAATCTCCCACCGAAATCCTCGCCATGATCTCCGATGCATGCGGGGAGCTCGGCGAACGCGCCTTGATCTATGCTCCCGCGAGCACCGGTGCTCTCCAAGCTACACACGTGAAACTTGTTGGCCTGGTCAACTATTCGACCATCCTCCCCACCTGCCGCGCCGTCGTTCACCACGGCGGCGCCGGCACCACGGCCGCGGGACTGCGAGCCGGTATGCCCACCCTTATTCTCTGGGAGGTGGCCGATCAGCCGCTCTGGGCAGGCGCGGTCCAGCGGCTGAAAGTCGGCTCTGCCAAACACTTCACCAACATCACCTACAAATCACTGCTCAAAGGGCTGCGTCGCATCCTGGCGCCGGAATGCCTCGCCCGAGCGCGTGCAATCTCCACGCGGATGACCAACCCGGCGGTCGCGGTCGCCAGAGCCGCCGATCTCCTCGAAGAAGCCGCAACTTCGGCCTAG